From Nitrospira sp.:
GCGGGGGCTGAGTCGCCTCAGATTCGTTCCGAGCTTCGTCTCAGTCTGCACGATGCGATTCAAGCGGCGATCGACAACAACGTCAACGTGCGGCTGCTGAAAGAGCGCATTGCCGCGGCTCAGGCTGCAGCCGATACCAGCCTGGGGTCTATGTTGCCGAACGTCTCCGGATACATGACCGGGCGCAATCAAACGGTCAATCTGGCTGCGTTCGGTCTCCCTCAAGACCGGCTCGGCGCGCTCGGCTTGACCGGGAGCGTGACGCCATCCTTCGATGTGTATGACGCGCGGGCCAGCCTCGTTCAGAATGTGTTCAGTCTGAGCCTCATTCAGCGATGGCGCGCGGCCAGGACGGGCGTGGATGTGGCGAGCCTGGAGGCCGAAGTGACGAAGCGCGATGTCATGGCCACGGCTGGATTGTTGTACATGGAAGCCTCACGGGCTGAGGCGGCCGTGAAAGCCCGCCAGGCCGACATGGAACTCAGTGAGCAGCTTTTGAAACTGGCACAGGATCGAAAGAAAGCCGGCGTGGCGACAGGGCTCGACGTGACGCGCGAAGAAGTACAGTTGGAGAATACCCGCCAACGATTGCTGGTGGCACAAAATGATCAGGAGAGTGCGAAGCTGAATCTCATTCGCGCCCTGGGAATCGATTTCGATGTGCGATTGACGTTGACCGATGAATTGGCGTTGGTCAATGTGGCCCCTCAGTCTCCCACCGACGCACTCCTGGCCGCCCAGGAGAACCGCACCGAGCTGAAAGCGCAGATCACCCGCCAGAAGCTGGCGTCGCTCAGCCTCAGCTCCGTCGCGAGTGAACGGCTCCCTTCGTTGTCTTTGAACGGCGACTATGGATGGATTGGATTGAAACCGGAGGATGCTTTGGCCACGCGTTCGGTCGGACTCATGCTCTCGGTGCCGATCTTCGACGGGGGGCAGCGGGAGGGCCGGATCTCTGAGAACCGCAGTCGCGTGCGGCAGGAGTCGATCCGGATGAAGGATGTATCCGATCAAGTCACTCTCGAAGTCCGCAACGCGCTTCTCACGCTCGACTCGTCCACGCAGCAGGTCGCGGTCGCCGGGAAAGGGATTGAGCTGGCGATGAAGGAACTGACCTTTGCGCGCGATCGCTTTGCCGCCGGCCTTGCCACGAATATCGAGGTGACGAACGCGCAAACCTCGGTGGCGCGCGCGCGCGACAATCAGATTGAAGCCCTGTTCCGATTCAACGCGTCGCGCATCAATCTGGCGCGGGCCAAGGGAGAAATCGAAACGCTCTTTTAAGAGTGGTCTCTGGTCATTGATGACAGAGATCCTCTTCACGATTGACGGTTGACGAATGACGATTCCCAGGTAAGCGAGAAGAGGAGGCGCATGAGCACAGAGACGACGGCTCCTCACAGATCGGGTGGGACCGAGCCAGGCGGGCATGGAGCCTCGCAGCCGGTTGCCGCATCGTCTGTCGCAGGAAGCGCGAGCACACGCACGTGGATGCGGGCGATCCTGATCGTCGGTGCGCTCCTCCTTGCCCTGGCCGCCAGCCTGTATCTACAGTCACGAACGGTACCGGACTCGGGAGCACTGCGGGTGTCGGGGAACATCGAAATCACCGACGCCGAGGTGAGTTTCAAGATTTCGGGCCGGGTGGCGGAGCGCCTGATGTCAGAAGGAGAGACGGTCCGGGCGGGGCAGTTGGCGGCTCGACTGGATACCGGCGAGCTGGCGCAGGAGGTGGCGCTGCGCAAGGCGGAGGTCCGGGCCGCCGAAGCCGCGCTGGCCGAGCTGGAAGCCGGATCCAGGCCGGAGGAAGTGGCGCAAGCGCAGGCTGTGGTCCGGCGGACGCAGGCGGATGTGGCGCATGCGCGGGCGGATTTCAAGCGCTTCAAGACGCTCTATGAGCAGGACAATGTCTCGGTGCAGAACTACGATGCGGCCAAGACGGCTGTGGAGGTGACCGAGGCCACACTTCGGGAGGCGCAGGAGCAACTGGACCTTGTCAGGAAGGGGCCGCGCATCGAAAAAATCGAGCGGGCGCGGGCGCAGCTTCAGCAGGCCAAGGAAGCGCTGGCCTTAACTGAGACACGGTTGAGCTACGCCACGCTGACCTCGCCGCTGACCGGCGTGGTGCTGTCCCACAATATCGAGCCGGGTGAGTTCGTCGCGGCCGGGACGCCGATCGTGACCGTCGGCAATCTGGACCATGTCTGGCTGCGGGCCTATGTCGATGAGACCGACCTGGGGCGGGTCAAGGTCGGGCAAGCGGCGCAGGTCACGACCGACAGCTATCCGGGCAAAGTGTACGAGGGGCGCGTGTCCTTCATCGCCTCTCAAGCCGAATTCACGCCCAAGAGTGTCCAGACCGAGAAGGAGCGGGTGAAGCTGGTCTATCGCATCAAGATCACCATCGCCAACCCTCAGATGGAGCTCAAGGCCGGCATGCCGGCCGATGCCAAGATCATTCTGCCGGATCGTGCGGAGGCCTCCGGTGGAGGCCATTAGGCTGGCCCATCTGTCGAGAGCGTTCGGAGCGGTCCGTGCGGTTGACGATCTGACGTTCGAGGTGGCCCAGGGGGAAATTTTCGGGCTGGTGGGTCCGGACGGCGCCGGCAAGACGACCACGATGCGGCTGCTGACCGGCGTGATGGATCCGAGCGGCGGCGAGGCCTGGGTGATGGGTAAGCATGTTGTCCGGGAGGCGGAGGCGGTCAAGGACGACATCGGGTACATGAGCCAACGATTCGGGCTGTATCCGGATCTCACGGTGGACGAGAACATCCATTTCTACGCCGATCTCTACGGAGTTCCCGCAAGAGGCCGCGAACAAAAACTCCACGAGCTGCTCTCGTTCAGCAATCTCACTCCGTTCAAGAAGCGGCAGGCCGGACGATTGTCCGGCGGCATGAAGCAGAAGCTGGGTCTGGCCTGCGCGCTGATCCATACGCCGAAAGTCTTGTTCCTGGATGAGCCGACGAACGGGGTGGATCCGGTGTCGCGGCGCGACTTCTGGCGGATTCTCTATTCCCTCCTCAAAGAAGGTGTGACCATCTTTATCTCTACCGCCTATCTGGATGAGGCCGAACGGTGTCATCGGGTGGCGTTGTTGCACCAGGGCCGTCTGCTTGCCTGTGACACCCCGGACCGGGTCAAAGCCCTCATGCGGGGCACGATCCTGGAAGTCCGTGTCAGCCGGGCGCGCGAGGCCGCAGCCCTGCTCAAGCAGCGCGTGAAGGCCGAGTCCATCGGACTGTTCGGAGACCGCATCCATGTGGTGACGATGGATCCGACACAGACCGCTCGGGAGGTGCCGGCCGTGCTGCTAGCCGAAGGCTTTGCGCTACACGAGTTGCGGTCGATCGAGCCCTCCTTGGAGGATGTCTTTGTCTCGGTGCTGACGAGTGCAGGGGCCGTCTCTCAACAGGAACCGATTGATGCGTACCGATTCTGAGCCTTATGCGGTCGTCGTCCACGATCTGGAAAAGCGGTTCGGGTCGTTCGTCGCCGTCAACCGGATCAGCCTGCAAGTCAAGGCCGGCGAGATCTTCGGATTTCTCGGGCCGAACGGCGCCGGCAAGTCCACGACTATCCGGATGCTCTGCGGCCTGCTGACTCCGACCGGCGGCACCGGCACGGTCGCCGGCTTCGATATCATGCAAGAGGCCGAGCGGATCAAGGCGCACATCGGGTACATGAGCCAGAAGTTCTCGCTCTACGAGGACTTGACGGTCGAGGAGAACATCGACTTTTACAGCGGCATTTACCGGATTCCCAAGGCGAAGAAAACGGAGCGGAAAGAATGGGTGATCGGCATGGCCGGCCTGTCGCAGCATCGCGCGTCCCGGACCGCCGTGCTGTCCGGGGGCTGGAAGCAACGGCTCGCGTTGGGCTGCGCCATCCTGCACGAGCCGCCGATTATCTTTCTCGATGAGCCGACATCCGGCGTGGACCCGATCAGCCGCCGAAGCTTCTGGGATCTCATCTACGCGCTGGCCGGACAGGGCGTGACGGTCTTCGTGACGACCCACTACATGGAAGAGGCGGAATACTGCGACCGGCTGGGGTTGATCTATCGCGGGGAATTGATCGCCGCCGGGACGCCGGACGAGCTGAAGACGCGCTTCATGCAGGACGACATCATCGAGGTGCTGTGCGAGCAGCCACAGGAGGCGATGCTGATGCTCGGGGGGGTTGAAGGGGTCAAGGAAGCGGCCCTGTTCGGCAAGGGACTGCATGTGGTGGCCGAGCGCCGGGCGGAGGGCGTGATTACTGCGATCAGAGCGGCGCTGGCTGAGCGGAACCTCGGGGTGTCGCGGGCGGAGCGGATCGTGCCGTCGATGGAGGACGTCTTTGTGTCGCTGATCGAGACGCGGGACCGACTGGAGCGTCCTCAGGCCGAGGTGGCGGGATGAACGCGCGGCGCACGTGGGCGGTTGCCCGTAAAGAAAGCATCCACATCGTCCGGGACTGGCGCAGCCTCGTTATGGGAATCGCCATCCCGATCCTCTTGCTGATCCTGTTCGGCTATGCGTTGACCCTGGACGTGGACGAGGTGCCGCTGGTCGTCTGGGATCAGAGCGGCACGCAAGCCAGCCGCGACTTCATCAGCCGCTTCGAGGGATCGCCCTATTTTTCACTCCGCCCTGTTGTGCAGACCTATGCCGAAATCGAGCGGGCGATCGATGCGGGGAATGCCCTGGTGGCGTTGGTCATTCCGGTCGATTTCGCGAGGGACGTGGAGTCGGGCCGGGTTGCCCAGGCTCAGGCGATCGTGGACGGCAGCGACTCCAATACGGCGACCATTGTCCTCGGCTATCTGGAGACCGTCGCACGGACCTACAACCAGGATCTGGCGATCGAGCAGGCCGCCCGCACCAGCGGCCGAACCGTCACGGTCCCGCTCGATCTGCGCCCGCGAGTCTGGTTCAACGCCGGCATGGAATCGAAGAACTACATCATTCCGGGACTGATCGCGGTGATTATGATGGTCATCGCCGCGATGCTGACCTCGCTGACGGTGGCGCGTGAGTGGGAAACCGGCACGATGGAGCAGGTGATCTCCACGCCGTTGACAGGCCCCGAACTGATCCTCGGCAAACTGTTGCCCTACTTCGGCATCGGAATGCTGGATGTCCTGGTCGCCGTGCTGATGGGTGAGTTTCTCTTTGAGGTGCCGCTGCGCGGCAACGTCGCGCTCTTGTTCGGCATGGCCGCCGTCTTTTTAGCCGGCGCGCTCTCGCTCGGCATGCTGATCAGTATTGTGACCAAAGCCCAGTTGCTGGCCAGCCAGCTCGCCATGGTGGTCACCTTCCTGCCGGCCTTCCTGCTCTCCGGGTTCATGTACGACATCAGCAACATGCCGAAAGCGATCCAGGCCATCACCCATGTGGTGCCGGCCCGGTATTTTGTCTCGCTGTTGAAGGGGATCTATCTCAAAGGGATCGGGCTGGAGCGGCTCATGATGGAGGCCGCGCTACTGACCGTCTTCGGCCTGCTTGTGTTCCTGGCCGCCAATCTGGTTTTCAAGAAAAAGATGGCGTGAGAAAACAATGTTTGAGCGGATCACGCACATGTTGATCAAGGAATTCATCCAGATCCTCCGCGATCCGCGGATGAGGACGGTGATTTTTGTGATGCCGCTCGTGCAGACGCTGGTCTTCGGCTATGCCGTCACCACGGACGTCACCCATATCCCGACCGCAATCTTTGACTTGGACAACAGCCGGGCCAGCCGCGAGCTCACCGCCCGGTTCACTGGATCCGGCTACTTCGACGTGGTGAAGTACGTCGATCGGGAGGAAGAGGGTCGGCACCTCGTTGATCGCGGGCTGGTCAAAGCGGTGCTGCGGATGAACAAGGGGTTCGGGGACGACCTGCGCGCTGGGCGGACTGCGGCCGTGCAGATCATTGTGGACGGGACGGACTCAAATACGGCCGGCATCGTGCTCAACTATGCGGGGCAAATCGCCGGACGGTTCGGCGAAACCGTGTTGCTCACCCGGTTCGTCCGGGCGACCGGCCAGCCGGCCTCCCCCGCCCGTGTGGCGCTAGAGACGCGCGCCTGGTTCAATGAAAATCTCGAGTCTCGGAATTTTTACGTCCCCGGCGTCATCGTGCTGATTGTCACCCTGGTCACGCTCATGTTGTCCAGCATGGCGGTGGTCCGCGAAAAGGAGATCGGTACCATTGAGCAGATTATGGTCACTCCGATTCGACAGTCGGAGTTCATTCTGGGCAAAATGTTGCCGTTCGCACTGATCGGTTTTGCCGATGTCGTGCTGGTGACTGTGATCGCCGCCTACTGGTTCAACGTCCCGATCAGGGGCAGTCTGCTGCTGCTCTTCGGAGCGACGAGCCTCTACCTGATGAGCACGCTGGGGATCGGCCTGCTGATCTCGACCATCAGCCGGACGCAGCAGCAGGCGATGATGAGCGCCTTTTTCTACTACTTCCCCGCCATGCTGCTCTCCGGCTTCGTCTTTCCGATCGCGAACATGCCTGAGCCTGTGCAATGGCTGACGTACCTGAACCCGCTGCGCTACTTCCTCGTGATCATCCGCGGGATCTTCTTGAAGGGGGTGGGGCCCGATATTCTCTGGCCGCAGATGTTGGCGCTCTTGATCTTGGGAATAGCGACGTTGTGGGTGGCGGCCCGGCGGTTCCGCAAGACCGCCATCTAGGGAGAAATGACTTTGTTTTGGAAGACGGTAATCGGGGTGGTTGGCCTCACTGTCCTGACAATGGGCGAGGCCCGAGCGGAGGACGCGCAGGACACGAAGAGCGGCGCGGCGTTCGACTGCCGGTACGAGCAGAGTGAGAGTGGAATGAGCAATTCGGCATTCCCAAGCGATGACGTGTTCCGACCTTTGATGGCGGATCCGAAACAGCCGCAGTTCTTCGCCACCTATCAATCCGTTCAGCGCAGAGAGCCCACGAGTACCGTGAAAGGGGTGGGGAAGTCCGTCAATGTCGGCTCGGTGGGATTCGGGGAAAATTTCGGCTTCTACACTAAGCGTCAAGGGTGTAATGGTTGGCAGGTGGGCCTGCTGGCCGGGGTTTTTTCACAGTTCAACCTGGAT
This genomic window contains:
- a CDS encoding ABC transporter permease, with the translated sequence MFERITHMLIKEFIQILRDPRMRTVIFVMPLVQTLVFGYAVTTDVTHIPTAIFDLDNSRASRELTARFTGSGYFDVVKYVDREEEGRHLVDRGLVKAVLRMNKGFGDDLRAGRTAAVQIIVDGTDSNTAGIVLNYAGQIAGRFGETVLLTRFVRATGQPASPARVALETRAWFNENLESRNFYVPGVIVLIVTLVTLMLSSMAVVREKEIGTIEQIMVTPIRQSEFILGKMLPFALIGFADVVLVTVIAAYWFNVPIRGSLLLLFGATSLYLMSTLGIGLLISTISRTQQQAMMSAFFYYFPAMLLSGFVFPIANMPEPVQWLTYLNPLRYFLVIIRGIFLKGVGPDILWPQMLALLILGIATLWVAARRFRKTAI
- a CDS encoding ABC transporter ATP-binding protein, giving the protein MEAIRLAHLSRAFGAVRAVDDLTFEVAQGEIFGLVGPDGAGKTTTMRLLTGVMDPSGGEAWVMGKHVVREAEAVKDDIGYMSQRFGLYPDLTVDENIHFYADLYGVPARGREQKLHELLSFSNLTPFKKRQAGRLSGGMKQKLGLACALIHTPKVLFLDEPTNGVDPVSRRDFWRILYSLLKEGVTIFISTAYLDEAERCHRVALLHQGRLLACDTPDRVKALMRGTILEVRVSRAREAAALLKQRVKAESIGLFGDRIHVVTMDPTQTAREVPAVLLAEGFALHELRSIEPSLEDVFVSVLTSAGAVSQQEPIDAYRF
- a CDS encoding ABC transporter permease, with product MNARRTWAVARKESIHIVRDWRSLVMGIAIPILLLILFGYALTLDVDEVPLVVWDQSGTQASRDFISRFEGSPYFSLRPVVQTYAEIERAIDAGNALVALVIPVDFARDVESGRVAQAQAIVDGSDSNTATIVLGYLETVARTYNQDLAIEQAARTSGRTVTVPLDLRPRVWFNAGMESKNYIIPGLIAVIMMVIAAMLTSLTVAREWETGTMEQVISTPLTGPELILGKLLPYFGIGMLDVLVAVLMGEFLFEVPLRGNVALLFGMAAVFLAGALSLGMLISIVTKAQLLASQLAMVVTFLPAFLLSGFMYDISNMPKAIQAITHVVPARYFVSLLKGIYLKGIGLERLMMEAALLTVFGLLVFLAANLVFKKKMA
- a CDS encoding TolC family protein, encoding MKGWTVCTTMLALWVATVAAGAESPQIRSELRLSLHDAIQAAIDNNVNVRLLKERIAAAQAAADTSLGSMLPNVSGYMTGRNQTVNLAAFGLPQDRLGALGLTGSVTPSFDVYDARASLVQNVFSLSLIQRWRAARTGVDVASLEAEVTKRDVMATAGLLYMEASRAEAAVKARQADMELSEQLLKLAQDRKKAGVATGLDVTREEVQLENTRQRLLVAQNDQESAKLNLIRALGIDFDVRLTLTDELALVNVAPQSPTDALLAAQENRTELKAQITRQKLASLSLSSVASERLPSLSLNGDYGWIGLKPEDALATRSVGLMLSVPIFDGGQREGRISENRSRVRQESIRMKDVSDQVTLEVRNALLTLDSSTQQVAVAGKGIELAMKELTFARDRFAAGLATNIEVTNAQTSVARARDNQIEALFRFNASRINLARAKGEIETLF
- a CDS encoding efflux RND transporter periplasmic adaptor subunit gives rise to the protein MSTETTAPHRSGGTEPGGHGASQPVAASSVAGSASTRTWMRAILIVGALLLALAASLYLQSRTVPDSGALRVSGNIEITDAEVSFKISGRVAERLMSEGETVRAGQLAARLDTGELAQEVALRKAEVRAAEAALAELEAGSRPEEVAQAQAVVRRTQADVAHARADFKRFKTLYEQDNVSVQNYDAAKTAVEVTEATLREAQEQLDLVRKGPRIEKIERARAQLQQAKEALALTETRLSYATLTSPLTGVVLSHNIEPGEFVAAGTPIVTVGNLDHVWLRAYVDETDLGRVKVGQAAQVTTDSYPGKVYEGRVSFIASQAEFTPKSVQTEKERVKLVYRIKITIANPQMELKAGMPADAKIILPDRAEASGGGH
- a CDS encoding ABC transporter ATP-binding protein, translated to MRTDSEPYAVVVHDLEKRFGSFVAVNRISLQVKAGEIFGFLGPNGAGKSTTIRMLCGLLTPTGGTGTVAGFDIMQEAERIKAHIGYMSQKFSLYEDLTVEENIDFYSGIYRIPKAKKTERKEWVIGMAGLSQHRASRTAVLSGGWKQRLALGCAILHEPPIIFLDEPTSGVDPISRRSFWDLIYALAGQGVTVFVTTHYMEEAEYCDRLGLIYRGELIAAGTPDELKTRFMQDDIIEVLCEQPQEAMLMLGGVEGVKEAALFGKGLHVVAERRAEGVITAIRAALAERNLGVSRAERIVPSMEDVFVSLIETRDRLERPQAEVAG